AGCTGCCGCCCACGCCCGGGTAGGCGGCGGGCCGAGGGCGGCAGCGCCCGCCGGTCAGCCCAGCGAACTGATCAGGTCACGGCACGCCCGCTCACACCGCCGGCACGCCTCGGCACAGATGCGGCAGTGCTCATGCATCGAGGCGTGCTCATCGCAGTTGTCAGCGCACGACTTGCAGACCGTCGCACACGCTTCGAGGAGGGCGCGCGTCACGTTGGCGTCATAGCCCGTGTGGCGCGAGAGCGCGGAGCCGGTCGTCGTGCAGATGTCCGCGCAGTCCAGGTTGGTGCGGATGCACTTGGTGAGGTCAGCGACCATGTCCTCACTCAGGCAGGCATCAGCACAGGCGGTGCAAGTCTGGGCACACTCGAAACAGGCCTGAATGCATTCGGTCAGCTTGGCTCGGTCGATGCCACCCAGATCCTTCGGGTAGGCGTCGAGCATCTGCTCCACGGTGTGCATGTCACTACTCCTTCCGTCCGATGGAACGACGCGACAACGATCCTGCAGGCGCGTCGACGAGTTTGGGTCTACCCCGGCGAGGTACTCGGAAACTGAATGACCGCGGACGGGGGCCGTTTACCCCAGCGACAGCTCGCGACGCCGTCGTTCATGCGAGGACACGCTCGCGGCTCATCCGGACTCATCCGACGAAGCGCACATACTGTTGGGGGGTACGGGTAGACAGTCCAGCGGAGAAGCACGAGAAGGAGACGGCATGGCGACGACCCCTCGCAAGGTTCATGCAGCGACGACCGCCGCGGCGGTCATTGCGCTGCTTGCAGGATGCGGCGGCGCGGCAGAGGAGGAGGCAACGCAGTCGCCTCACTCGTCGATGACGTCCGGCTCGTCCGAATCGGAGCACGGGTCCGGCGAGGAGATGACCGATCACCAGGCGGATGGTGGACCTCCCCCACAGGGAGCCGAAAGGGCGAGCTCGCCGACGTATCCCGTGGGTACGAGGGTGACACTGACCGCTGATCACCTGTCAGGGACGAAGGGAGCGGAGGCGAGCATCTCCGGTGCCTTCGACACGACGGCCTACTCCGTCAGCTACACCCCCACGGATGGCGGTGAGCGGGTCACCGACCACAAGTGGGTCGTTCACGAGGAGCTGGAGGATCCCGGCAAGGCGCCCCTCGCGGCCGGCACCGAGACCGGTCTGGATGCCGACCACATGACCGGTATGGATGGCGCCGAGGCCACGATCGACCGCTCGACCGACGAGACGGTGTACATGGTCGACCTCACGATCGACGGCGAGACGATGACCAACCACAAGTGGTTCGTGGAGAGCGAGATCCAACCGAGGAACTGACGGAGCGGGCCGGCCGCACCACCCAGCCGGGGCGGTGCAGAGCGCAGGTCGTGGCGGAGGACGCCTTGTAGGGTCGAGCCGATCTGCCACCTCAGGAGAGTTTGCCGACGGAGCGAGAAGGGATGATCGCGGTGCACGGAATCCTGGCCATGGCGCTGGTGGCGACGGTCGCAGTGGCGTTCCTTTACGTGCTCCACCGGGCGGTCTGCGTCCTGGCCGATCCGCTGGCAGCGCTCCCTGCCCAGTCGGGTTGGTTGCCGCAGGAGCATGCTCTGTCGCGGTTCCACGCACGGTGGTATCCGGCCACGATCGTCTTTCTCGCCTTCGACGTCGAGATGCTCTTCATGTACCCGTGGGCAGTGGTCGTGGCCGAGAAGGGCATCTCCGCGGTCGTCGAGATGTTCCTGTTCCTGGGAGCGCTCCTCGTCGCCGTCGTGTGGGCGTGGCGGGAGGGAGCCTTCCGATGGGTGTGACTCGCCTGCTCGCCCGCCTGGCGGTCCGCAGCGCCCGCGTCCTGGTCGTCGAGGCTCCGGGGCAGTGGCTGACGCGCGTCGAGCTCGAGCAACAGATGCTGCGCCGGGGCTGGGGCACGGCATGGACGCCGGCGGACGCTGACGTGCTGGCCGTGTGCGGCGCGCCGGGCCCTGAGCTCGCAGACCTCACGGAACGCCTGTGGGACCAGATGCCCGGCCCACGCGCGCGCGCCGACATCCCCTCGCCCAGCGCCGTCGACGGAGCCCTCGACGCCGCCGCGAGTCTCTTGCTCGACACCTCGTACCACCGGGCAGATGCCCGAGAGCGGGCGCAGAAGCCTCAGGTGACCGAGGACCACGAGGACATGGACCACGGCGACATGGACCACGAGGGCATGGACCACGGCGACATGGACCACGAGGGGATGGACCACGGCGACATGGACCACGAGGGGATGGACCACGGCGACATGGACATGGCACCCGAGGGGATTGCGTTGGCGGAGGGTGGCGAGGACCGCGACGGTCTCGAGATGGATGTCCTGCATCTGCCACTCGGTCCCGTCCTTCCGTTCTGGCCGGCCGGTCTGGTGTTGCTCTGCTCGCTGCAGGGCGACGTCGTGGTCGACGCCGAGGGGTCCGTCGTCGACGGGCCGGGTGGACTCCCGAGCGGCGGCGAGCCCGAAGCACCGCCTGCATCGGCCATGGCAGCGCGGTGCGACGGAGTCGTGGCGCTGCTGGCGCTCACCGGCGCGGGACGTGCGACCACGTGCGCTCGCCGCGCCAGGGATGCCCTGCTGCGTGATGACCGGCGCGCCGCCCGCGAGGCGATCGAGACGCTGCACCGCACGGTGCGGACGTCATGGCTGCTGCGTTGGTCCCTGCGTGGGGTACTAACGCTCGATCAGTCCGACCTGGCACGCCACGGCCTGCCGCAGGGCTGCGGAGGAGACGCCCACGACCGCCTGTCGTCCATGGTGGACAGGCTTCGGACCGAGATCGCGGACGCGGAAGCGGCCTCGGCCGCCAGCCACGCGGTGCCGTGGGAGAAGGTGCCGCAGCTGGTGGTCGGGTTGGAGCTGGCCACCGCGCGGCTGGCGGTGGCCAGTGTGGGGATGGAGCCGTTCCTGGTCGACCAGGGGGTGGGGCATGCCTGACGGTGCCCTGGAGATCGTTCCTGTGTGGTGGGCCGTGCCGGCCGGAGTCATCCTGTGCGCGCTGGCCTACCTTGCCGTCGCGCTGGACGCGCGGCTGTCGGCCCACGAGGACGGCCACGGTGGCGGATGGACCGTGCCGCTGAGCCGCACTGCCCGGCTGCTGCGGCAGCGGCGACGCACCACCCTGGCCGCCGACACCCTGCTGTGGCGGATCGGTGGTGCCGGGATGTTCGTCGGTGCCTTCTTGGTGGTCGCGGTGATCCCCCTGGGCCGGTGGGTGCTGGCCGATCCGCAGGTGGGCATCGTGTGGTTCAACGTCGTCGATGTCATGGTCTGGGCGCTGGTGTGGCTGACCGGATGGGGGGCCAACTCAACCCACGGTCTGGTGGGGGGCTACCGCTTCCTTGCCCATGGACTGGCCTACGAGCTGCCGCTGATGTTCGCCCTCGTGGCTCCGGCGATCGCCGCCAGCAGCCTCGGTGTCGGGGATGTGGTCGCCGCGCAGGACGGCCTGTGGTTCGTGGTGTGGATGCCGGTGGCCTTCGTCATCTACCTGGTGGGCGTGGCCGGGTTCTCCGTGTGGGGACCGTTCGCCCCAGCGCTGGCAGCAGACATCGCCGGCGGGGTGCTGGCAGAGCTCTCGTCCGTGGACCGCTTGGTCTTCCAGAGCGGGCGCTTCTTCTTCTTGACCGCCGGAGCAGCCTTCTCGGTACCGCTGTTCCTGGGGGGTGGCGCCGGCCCGGTGCTGCCCGGCTGGGCATGGATGCTTGCGAAGACCGTGCTCGTGCTGGCGGTGCTGGTGTGGCTGCGTCGCAGGATTCCGTTGTGGCGCCCGGACCGGTTCATGGAGATCGGGTGGATGGTCCTGCTCCCCGCTGCCGTGGTCCAGGATCTGGTCGTGTCCCTCGTCGTCGTCCGGGGAGGCTGAGGCGTGCTGATCGGTATCGCGTTCTGGATGTTGGCCGTGGTCGCCGTGCTCTCGGGCGTCGCAGTGTTCATGGTGGACTCGATGGCCCGGGCCACGTACGCACTGGCCCTGTCGTTCGTCGCCGTGGGTGTGCAGATCCTGCTGCTGCAGCAGGGCTACCTCGGGCTGATCACGATCTTGATGATGGTGATGGAGATGGCTGTGATGGCCGTCTACATGGTGATGTTCATGGGCATGAATCCTGCACTGATGCCCATGGACATGACCCATGGGAAGAAGACGGCGATCGGCGCATCGGTCGCCGCCTTCGTCCTGCTGGCCGGTGGTGCGCTGCTCATCCCCTGGCCGGAGCAGCGCCGTGGCGCCATCCCCGGGGACCTGACGCACGCGCTCGGTCTGGAGATCATGGGCGAGAAGATGCTGGTCATGGCCGTGATGGGTCCGGTCATGGTCGCAACGATCGTGGCCGGCGTGGTCCTGGCTGCCCATCGCACCCGTTACGACCGATTCGGCGACGACCTGAGCCGCCGACCGGCTGACGATCCTCAGTCCGGGGGGGTGGGCCGATGACTCTCGAAGGCGTGCTGGTGGTGGCGGCCGCACTGTTCTCCGTGGGCCTCTACGGCGCCCTGTCGCAGCAGGTCGTCGTGATGGTGATGATGGGTCTGGAGCTGATGATCAACGGGGTGCTCCTGGCAGCCGCCGGGTTCTGGTTCTTCCTCGCCCCTGACCCTTCCGGGCAGGTCCTGTTGCTGGTGGTGCTGGCCGCGATGACGGTGGAGATGGCCATGGGCTTCGCGGTGGCCACGCTGTTGCATCGCCGGGCGGAGACGGACATGACCGACATGGCCGAGGAGCTCTCCCGATGATCGGCGCCCAGACGGCACTCGTGGCCATGGTGGTGCTCCCGGCCACCGTGGGTGGTGCACTGGCCGTCCTCCGTCCGGGTCGCGGCGCGGCACCCATCGCCCTGATCACCTCGGCGATCACGGTCACCCTGTCGCTCGTCACTGCGCTGACCCGCCCGACCGTCTCGTACCCCTTCGTCGTCGGTGCGGACTTCGCGCTCGACGTCGACGCCCTCGCCGCGCTGGTCGTGCCGATGATCACCACCGTGACCTTCCTCGTCCTCATCTTCGCGGCCGGGAACATCCGGGAGTCCCGGGCTCGCTTCCACGGGCTGATGCTCATCTTCGCGGCGGCCGCCCTGGTCACTGCGACCGCTGCCAGCATCCCGGCGCTGCTGTTCGCCTGGGAGGTCATGGGCGCGACCTCCTACGCCCTGATCGGCTTCTGGTGGCGCGACCCCGACCGTGTCTCGGCGGGCCTCACTGCCTTCATCACCACTCGCACGGCTGACCTCGGTCTCTACATCAGTGCGGGCGCGGCGTTGGCCGGAGGGGCGGGCATGGCCCTGGCCGACCTGCCGAACGCGCAGGGCTCGTGGCGTCACGTCGCCGCCGCCGGGATCGTGGTGGCGGCACTGGGCAAGGCAGCGCAGCTGCCCTTCTCCTTCTGGCTCTCCGGAGCGATGAAGGGCCCCAGCCCCGTCAGTGCCCTGCTGCACTCCGCAGCGATGGTCGCGATGGGCGGATACCTCCTGCTGCGCGTGGAACCCCTGCTGGCCTCCACCGCGTGGGCCGGCCCGCTCACTGCGTGGGTCGGCGTGTCCACGGCGGTGCTCATGGGGGTCGTGGCGTTGGCGCAACGAGAGCTGAAGCAGCTGCTGGCCGCCTCCACGGCCGCCCAGCTGGGTTTCGTGGTGCTCGCCGCCGGCGTCGGCACGGTCAGCGGTGGCGCCGCCCACCTGGTGGCGCACGCCTGGGTCAAGGCTCTCCTCTTCCTGGCCGCGGGCGCATGGCTGACCGCTCTGGGCACCGAGGAGCTGGCGAAGCTACGGGGTGTCGCCCGTCGGTGGCCGGTCGTGGGTGTGACCGCGGGTGTGGCGGCGCTGGCCTTGGCGGGGGTGGCGCCGCTGTCCTTGTGGGCGACGAAGGAGGCCGTGCTCACCGCTGCGCTGAAGTCATCCCCATGGCTCTACGCGGCGGGGCTGCTGGCTGCGGCGTTGTCAGCCGCCTACGCCGGCAAGGCACTGTGGGTGATCTGGCGGCGCGACTCGCGGGCGGGAGTCCGGGCTGACGCCACCACGGACGTGAGCACCCTGGAGCAGGCGCCGCTGGTCCTGCTCGCGCTCGGTGCGGCCGTCCTGGGTGTGCTCGTCCTGCCGCCGATCGGTGGCATGCTCGCCGACGCCGTGGGCGGCCACGGCACGGTGCCGGCAGCCGAGCTCGCGGTCTCGGCCGTGATCGCGGTGGTCATCGTGCTGCTGATGCTGCGACTGCGTGCACCTGCGCCGAGATGGGCGCTCGGATGGTTGGGACTGGAAGCGGCCACGCAGGCCGCCGTCGTGCGTCCCTCCATGGCCGTGGCACGCGCCCTGGCACGGTTGGACGACGAGGTCCTGGACAGGACCGTGCACGCGCTGGCAAGACGAGCCCTGGGGCTGGCGAAGGTAGCCGCGCGCGCCGATGACCTCCTGGTCGACGGGGCCGTGGCATCGCTCGCCGGACAGGTCCGCCGCCTCGGGCGGTTGGCTCGGGCCCCGCAGACGGGGGCCATCCACCAGTACTTCCTGCAGACCATCGCCGTTCTCGCCGTCGGCGTCGTGGTCTGGTCCGTCTACTCCGTGATGGGTTGAGCATGCTGAGTCTGATCATCTTCCTCCCCTTGGTCGTCGCCGCAGTCGTCGCTGCGGTCCCCTCGTTGGGCGCCGCGGCCGCTCGGTGGGTGTGGGTAGCCGTGAGCGTCGTCGAGCTGGTGCTCGTCGGCGTGCTCTGG
Above is a window of Janibacter cremeus DNA encoding:
- a CDS encoding complex I subunit 1 family protein; this encodes MPDGALEIVPVWWAVPAGVILCALAYLAVALDARLSAHEDGHGGGWTVPLSRTARLLRQRRRTTLAADTLLWRIGGAGMFVGAFLVVAVIPLGRWVLADPQVGIVWFNVVDVMVWALVWLTGWGANSTHGLVGGYRFLAHGLAYELPLMFALVAPAIAASSLGVGDVVAAQDGLWFVVWMPVAFVIYLVGVAGFSVWGPFAPALAADIAGGVLAELSSVDRLVFQSGRFFFLTAGAAFSVPLFLGGGAGPVLPGWAWMLAKTVLVLAVLVWLRRRIPLWRPDRFMEIGWMVLLPAAVVQDLVVSLVVVRGG
- a CDS encoding NADH-quinone oxidoreductase subunit NuoK, with amino-acid sequence MTLEGVLVVAAALFSVGLYGALSQQVVVMVMMGLELMINGVLLAAAGFWFFLAPDPSGQVLLLVVLAAMTVEMAMGFAVATLLHRRAETDMTDMAEELSR
- a CDS encoding YdhK family protein, with protein sequence MTLTADHLSGTKGAEASISGAFDTTAYSVSYTPTDGGERVTDHKWVVHEELEDPGKAPLAAGTETGLDADHMTGMDGAEATIDRSTDETVYMVDLTIDGETMTNHKWFVESEIQPRN
- a CDS encoding proton-conducting transporter membrane subunit, encoding MIGAQTALVAMVVLPATVGGALAVLRPGRGAAPIALITSAITVTLSLVTALTRPTVSYPFVVGADFALDVDALAALVVPMITTVTFLVLIFAAGNIRESRARFHGLMLIFAAAALVTATAASIPALLFAWEVMGATSYALIGFWWRDPDRVSAGLTAFITTRTADLGLYISAGAALAGGAGMALADLPNAQGSWRHVAAAGIVVAALGKAAQLPFSFWLSGAMKGPSPVSALLHSAAMVAMGGYLLLRVEPLLASTAWAGPLTAWVGVSTAVLMGVVALAQRELKQLLAASTAAQLGFVVLAAGVGTVSGGAAHLVAHAWVKALLFLAAGAWLTALGTEELAKLRGVARRWPVVGVTAGVAALALAGVAPLSLWATKEAVLTAALKSSPWLYAAGLLAAALSAAYAGKALWVIWRRDSRAGVRADATTDVSTLEQAPLVLLALGAAVLGVLVLPPIGGMLADAVGGHGTVPAAELAVSAVIAVVIVLLMLRLRAPAPRWALGWLGLEAATQAAVVRPSMAVARALARLDDEVLDRTVHALARRALGLAKVAARADDLLVDGAVASLAGQVRRLGRLARAPQTGAIHQYFLQTIAVLAVGVVVWSVYSVMG
- a CDS encoding NADH-quinone oxidoreductase subunit J — protein: MLIGIAFWMLAVVAVLSGVAVFMVDSMARATYALALSFVAVGVQILLLQQGYLGLITILMMVMEMAVMAVYMVMFMGMNPALMPMDMTHGKKTAIGASVAAFVLLAGGALLIPWPEQRRGAIPGDLTHALGLEIMGEKMLVMAVMGPVMVATIVAGVVLAAHRTRYDRFGDDLSRRPADDPQSGGVGR
- a CDS encoding NADH-quinone oxidoreductase subunit A; this translates as MIAVHGILAMALVATVAVAFLYVLHRAVCVLADPLAALPAQSGWLPQEHALSRFHARWYPATIVFLAFDVEMLFMYPWAVVVAEKGISAVVEMFLFLGALLVAVVWAWREGAFRWV
- a CDS encoding four-helix bundle copper-binding protein is translated as MHTVEQMLDAYPKDLGGIDRAKLTECIQACFECAQTCTACADACLSEDMVADLTKCIRTNLDCADICTTTGSALSRHTGYDANVTRALLEACATVCKSCADNCDEHASMHEHCRICAEACRRCERACRDLISSLG